One cyanobiont of Ornithocercus magnificus DNA segment encodes these proteins:
- a CDS encoding ABC transporter permease has translation MKPPRFVRRLGSSLLIGGQAITAVVRGDVNTTDLIDQMMDAGPSSLIVVMITAAAAGSVFNIQVTSQLIQQGAGSAVGGILAVGLAREFAPLLTVILLTGKVATAYAAQLGTMKVTEQVDAITMLSTDPVEYLVVPRLLAMVVMAPVQCLVFFGIAIWAGQVTSTKLYQIPSAVFWTSVRTWLLPNDLLFMLIKALVFGLQISILSCGWGLTTTGGPKEVGTSTTGAVVIILVTVALTDLALTRAFFG, from the coding sequence ATGAAGCCTCCGCGCTTTGTGAGAAGACTGGGCAGTAGCTTATTAATAGGTGGCCAGGCTATTACTGCAGTTGTACGTGGCGATGTTAACACCACAGATCTAATAGATCAGATGATGGATGCTGGTCCAAGTAGCCTAATTGTTGTGATGATTACTGCAGCAGCAGCAGGGTCAGTATTCAATATACAAGTCACCTCTCAGTTGATTCAACAGGGTGCGGGGTCGGCTGTGGGTGGTATCCTCGCTGTAGGCCTTGCGCGAGAATTTGCGCCGCTCTTAACTGTTATACTGCTTACTGGTAAAGTAGCAACTGCATATGCCGCTCAGCTCGGGACCATGAAAGTTACTGAGCAGGTTGATGCAATCACGATGCTGAGCACTGATCCTGTGGAGTATCTAGTAGTGCCACGATTGCTTGCAATGGTAGTGATGGCTCCTGTGCAATGCCTAGTATTTTTCGGAATCGCCATCTGGGCTGGACAAGTCACCAGCACTAAGCTGTATCAGATTCCTTCAGCAGTGTTTTGGACCTCAGTACGTACTTGGCTGCTTCCGAACGACTTACTGTTTATGCTAATCAAGGCGTTAGTATTTGGTTTACAGATCTCTATCCTCTCATGTGGTTGGGGACTGACCACAACTGGTGGGCCAAAGGAGGTAGGCACTAGTACCACCGGCGCAGTGGTGATAATCCTGGTGACAGTAGCGCTAACAGATCTTGCGCTCACCCGGGCTTTCTTCGGTTGA
- a CDS encoding acyl-phosphate glycerol 3-phosphate acyltransferase — MAPTILPLTVLLLSYIIGSIPSGWLAGHWLKGVDLRKLGSGSTGATNVLRQVGPAAALVVFIVDVGKGTAAVLLAQSIQLQEDWHVLAGLAALVGHIWPIWLGWKGGKAVATGFGMFLGLCWPAGLACFGIFLAVVSLSKIVSLASVIAALSLPILVILSSREIVRPAYLAISLIATALVLWRHRANIRRLMAGTEPRLGQNS, encoded by the coding sequence ATGGCACCTACTATTCTTCCTCTTACTGTCTTGCTGCTGAGCTACATAATTGGCTCCATCCCTAGTGGCTGGTTAGCTGGCCACTGGCTAAAAGGCGTTGATTTGCGCAAACTAGGTTCGGGTTCTACTGGAGCTACTAATGTGCTTAGGCAAGTAGGCCCCGCAGCAGCGCTGGTAGTATTCATAGTTGATGTAGGTAAAGGTACCGCGGCAGTGCTACTAGCACAATCTATACAGTTACAGGAAGATTGGCATGTACTGGCTGGTCTAGCAGCACTTGTCGGCCACATCTGGCCAATATGGCTTGGCTGGAAGGGTGGCAAGGCAGTTGCCACCGGCTTTGGGATGTTCTTGGGTCTTTGTTGGCCAGCAGGATTAGCTTGCTTTGGAATATTTCTAGCAGTAGTTAGTCTTAGTAAGATTGTTTCTCTTGCTAGTGTGATTGCTGCTCTTAGTTTGCCGATTCTAGTAATACTTAGCTCCCGTGAAATTGTGAGGCCAGCTTATCTAGCTATATCTCTGATAGCGACTGCTCTAGTGCTCTGGCGCCATCGCGCTAATATCCGGCGTCTAATGGCTGGCACTGAACCAAGATTGGGTCAGAATTCCTGA
- a CDS encoding orotidine-5'-phosphate decarboxylase has product MTTLGADRIIVALDGMRGEQALSFVRRIPELRWVKVGSELFTESGPDIVLALRHYGLRVFLDLKFHDIPTTMAAACWHAAAIGAELITVHACAGYAALASSQLAAIESAAAAGLPVPKLLAVTILTSWQESTLQRDLMLGQTIKDRVLSLAHLAVSAGIGGCVCSPLEVQNLRTQYPEPFVLVTPAIRLSNNTSSDQFRVMGPAQAVAAGASQLVIGRPITSCEAPAATFTAYCREIDTNH; this is encoded by the coding sequence ATGACTACTCTTGGTGCTGACCGAATTATTGTTGCTCTCGACGGTATGAGGGGTGAGCAAGCTTTATCTTTTGTACGGCGTATCCCTGAACTACGCTGGGTAAAAGTAGGATCTGAGCTATTTACCGAGTCCGGACCAGATATTGTCCTGGCGCTAAGGCATTATGGTCTGCGAGTATTTCTTGATCTCAAGTTTCATGATATTCCTACAACGATGGCGGCTGCATGCTGGCATGCAGCCGCCATCGGCGCGGAGCTAATCACGGTGCATGCTTGCGCTGGCTATGCAGCATTAGCTAGTTCCCAGTTAGCCGCAATAGAAAGTGCGGCAGCAGCAGGTCTACCTGTACCAAAGCTTCTGGCAGTGACAATACTTACTAGTTGGCAGGAGAGTACCTTACAAAGAGACTTAATGCTTGGTCAGACTATCAAAGATCGAGTTTTGTCGTTGGCTCACCTAGCCGTATCAGCTGGTATTGGTGGCTGTGTATGTTCGCCTCTGGAAGTGCAGAACTTGCGCACACAGTATCCAGAGCCGTTTGTTTTGGTAACACCTGCCATACGCTTATCTAACAATACTTCCAGTGACCAATTTAGGGTGATGGGTCCGGCCCAGGCGGTTGCTGCTGGTGCTTCGCAGCTGGTGATCGGTCGACCGATCACCAGCTGCGAAGCACCAGCAGCAACCTTCACTGCATACTGTAGGGAGATAGATACTAATCACTAA
- a CDS encoding tyrosine--tRNA ligase, with product MSLPSWLERGVSDLFPASHHADTEQTLTNRLAWARKQDRPLRVKLGIDPTGKDIHLGHVILFRKLRAFQNAGHTAVLIIGDFTARIGDPSGKSATRTQLSAEVVAANSATYLAQLGQGKSPERALLDFQTPGRLEVRCNSEWLAGLDLSQVINLLGTTTVGQMLAKEGFAKRYSNNMPIALHEFLYPLLQGYDSVMVNADVELGGTDQKFNIAMGRDLQRRLGQATQFGLLLPILVGLDGVQKMSKSLGNTVGLEEDPISMYSKLEKVPDSVVNDYVTLLTNIDLAKFSQAPRERQRAMALAVTAELHGVEAAERAQVDAAKLVSGPGASEATVEVPKVSLAKVGFPARAFYLLSAVGICASSSEARRYIQGGAVRLAGERITDPNHEFANPADLEGKILQLGKKTFRRFTTTS from the coding sequence ATGTCCCTACCAAGCTGGCTTGAGCGTGGTGTATCCGATCTGTTTCCAGCTAGCCATCATGCAGATACTGAGCAGACACTTACCAACCGCTTAGCTTGGGCACGTAAGCAGGATCGACCACTGCGAGTCAAGCTTGGCATTGATCCTACTGGTAAAGATATTCATCTTGGACACGTCATCTTGTTCCGCAAATTGCGGGCATTTCAAAATGCTGGCCACACAGCTGTGCTAATTATCGGTGACTTTACTGCGCGCATTGGTGATCCTAGTGGTAAAAGTGCAACTCGTACGCAACTTAGCGCTGAAGTAGTAGCAGCAAACTCAGCAACTTATCTAGCACAGCTTGGACAGGGGAAGTCGCCTGAGCGAGCATTGTTGGACTTCCAGACACCTGGTCGGCTAGAAGTGCGTTGTAACAGTGAGTGGTTGGCAGGATTAGACCTATCACAGGTAATCAACTTGCTAGGTACAACAACAGTAGGGCAAATGTTAGCTAAAGAGGGCTTTGCCAAGCGCTATAGCAACAATATGCCGATTGCCCTGCATGAATTCCTGTACCCATTACTACAAGGCTATGATTCAGTGATGGTTAATGCTGATGTTGAGCTTGGTGGCACTGACCAGAAATTCAACATAGCTATGGGTCGTGACTTACAGCGGCGCCTTGGCCAGGCTACTCAGTTTGGCTTGCTGTTGCCAATCTTGGTGGGGTTAGATGGAGTGCAAAAGATGAGCAAAAGTCTCGGGAACACCGTGGGACTTGAGGAAGACCCAATCTCAATGTACTCTAAACTCGAGAAAGTGCCTGATTCAGTGGTTAATGACTACGTTACTTTACTTACTAATATAGACTTAGCAAAGTTCTCCCAAGCCCCACGTGAGCGGCAGAGGGCAATGGCCCTTGCGGTAACTGCTGAGCTTCATGGTGTAGAAGCTGCTGAGCGAGCACAAGTAGATGCTGCCAAATTGGTATCTGGTCCTGGTGCTAGTGAAGCAACTGTGGAAGTGCCTAAAGTCTCGCTAGCAAAGGTGGGTTTTCCAGCTAGAGCCTTTTACTTGCTCAGTGCTGTTGGTATCTGTGCTAGTAGCAGCGAAGCTCGCCGCTATATTCAAGGTGGTGCTGTACGTCTAGCAGGAGAGAGAATCACCGATCCAAATCATGAGTTTGCCAACCCAGCAGATTTAGAGGGCAAGATCCTACAGCTAGGCAAGAAGACCTTCCGTCGCTTCACTACAACATCATAA
- a CDS encoding DNA uptake protein, which yields MTQGHWLDPLARQLLRSFGQLPKSLEPAFYIDVNRASADDWRRLPSCNETMINLLLRLQRGGVQFSHAEDLFLLLDLPQDLSSRWRPHLVFRWYSEESTLLTPGPLDLNRADADTLQQRLDWPAKRLEKLLQERSRRCFEDLADLQERLSLPAAVVETLIGNVRFGKRPAGPSLPPRG from the coding sequence ATGACCCAGGGTCACTGGTTGGATCCTCTGGCACGGCAGCTCCTAAGGAGCTTCGGTCAGCTGCCAAAATCACTAGAACCAGCATTCTACATCGATGTCAACCGTGCTAGCGCTGATGACTGGCGCCGCTTGCCTTCATGTAATGAGACTATGATCAACTTATTACTACGCCTGCAACGCGGCGGTGTACAGTTTAGCCATGCTGAAGATTTATTCCTTTTACTAGACCTGCCGCAAGACCTATCCTCACGCTGGCGTCCTCATCTAGTCTTTCGTTGGTATAGTGAAGAGTCAACGCTACTTACACCAGGGCCTCTGGATTTAAACCGGGCTGATGCAGACACACTACAGCAGCGACTGGACTGGCCTGCAAAACGCTTAGAGAAGCTATTACAGGAGCGATCTCGCCGGTGCTTTGAGGATTTGGCTGATCTGCAAGAGCGTCTTAGTTTGCCAGCAGCAGTTGTTGAGACGTTGATCGGGAATGTTCGTTTCGGTAAGCGCCCTGCCGGGCCATCTTTGCCACCGCGAGGATAG
- a CDS encoding leucyl aminopeptidase yields the protein MKISTNQATLVDWSGEFLAVGVPAGDHHGLLEALYSRFGDGLRRQLEVQNFSGKQSELVAFSLLDIAPQLLLLIGLGEAAHLDLNGLRQAAVKVAAACRGRSGRLGLQLPWETFSPQTATYAAAEAICLSYYNDQRFRSESDISARPDELILLGLTAEAIPNLMDVHSVCAGVNLARDLVNAPANSLTPDEMAKTAQCLAEDYGLELTVLDREKCAEKGMGAYLAVSQGSALNPCFIHLTYRPPGSASHRLCLVGKGLTFDSGGYNLKVGAAQIDMMKYDMGGSAAVLGAMRSLAELQPRGVEIHAIIAACENMINGRAIHPGDIVRASNGITIEINNTDAEGRLTLADALIYAGELNPDAIVDLATLTGACLIALGDEIAGLWSPNDTLAEGIRVAAERAGEGVWRMPLPASYREGLKSKLADLRNTGPRLGGSITAALFLKEFVSQDIPWAHLDIAGTVWTDKDRGIDPAGATGFGVRTLINWVLDQSDQIDA from the coding sequence ATGAAGATCTCGACCAATCAGGCCACCCTGGTCGACTGGTCCGGGGAGTTTCTGGCCGTGGGCGTACCGGCTGGCGATCATCACGGACTTCTTGAAGCACTTTACTCACGCTTTGGCGATGGCTTGAGGCGTCAGCTTGAAGTTCAGAACTTTTCGGGCAAGCAATCAGAGCTTGTAGCATTTTCATTGTTGGATATTGCCCCCCAACTACTGCTGCTTATAGGCCTTGGCGAAGCTGCACATCTAGATCTCAATGGACTTCGTCAGGCTGCAGTGAAGGTAGCGGCAGCCTGCCGTGGCCGCAGTGGAAGGCTAGGTCTGCAGCTCCCTTGGGAGACATTTTCTCCCCAAACAGCTACGTATGCTGCTGCAGAGGCAATCTGTCTCTCTTATTACAATGACCAGCGATTCCGCAGTGAGTCAGACATAAGTGCACGACCCGATGAGCTCATTCTGCTTGGCTTAACGGCAGAAGCAATTCCCAACTTGATGGATGTACATTCAGTTTGTGCAGGGGTAAACTTAGCTCGCGACCTAGTAAATGCTCCAGCGAACAGTCTGACGCCAGACGAGATGGCGAAGACTGCGCAATGCCTAGCAGAAGATTATGGTCTTGAACTCACAGTGCTGGACCGTGAAAAGTGTGCTGAGAAAGGCATGGGCGCCTATCTCGCAGTCAGTCAGGGTTCTGCTCTCAATCCCTGCTTCATCCACCTGACCTATCGTCCACCAGGTTCTGCTAGTCACCGGCTTTGTCTTGTAGGTAAAGGTCTAACATTTGATTCTGGTGGTTACAACCTCAAGGTTGGAGCAGCACAGATCGATATGATGAAATATGATATGGGGGGGAGCGCGGCTGTACTAGGAGCCATGCGTAGCTTAGCTGAGCTACAACCGCGTGGTGTAGAAATTCATGCAATTATTGCAGCCTGTGAGAATATGATTAATGGCAGAGCTATTCATCCGGGAGACATTGTGCGTGCCTCTAATGGAATCACTATCGAGATCAACAATACTGATGCTGAAGGCCGCCTTACTCTAGCTGATGCTTTAATCTATGCTGGTGAATTGAATCCTGACGCCATTGTTGATTTGGCAACCCTAACCGGTGCTTGCCTTATTGCCCTTGGTGACGAGATCGCTGGTCTTTGGTCCCCAAACGATACCTTAGCAGAGGGAATTAGGGTTGCTGCGGAAAGAGCTGGTGAGGGAGTTTGGCGGATGCCGCTACCAGCTTCTTACCGCGAGGGTCTAAAATCAAAGCTAGCCGATCTACGCAACACTGGCCCTCGACTGGGTGGTTCAATTACAGCTGCATTGTTTCTCAAGGAGTTCGTAAGTCAGGATATTCCCTGGGCACACTTAGATATTGCTGGAACTGTATGGACAGATAAGGATCGTGGTATTGATCCAGCCGGAGCTACTGGCTTTGGTGTTCGCACCTTAATTAACTGGGTACTCGATCAGTCTGACCAGATTGATGCCTAG